The proteins below come from a single Oscillospiraceae bacterium genomic window:
- the rplL gene encoding 50S ribosomal protein L7/L12, translating to MASEKITAIVESVKTMTVLELKELVDTICEEFGVSAVAAAAPAAGGAAAPAEEEKTEFDVILADVGANKMQVIKTVKELTGASLMEAKKLVETPNAKLKEQASKADAEDIQKKLAEVGAKVELK from the coding sequence ATGGCTTCTGAGAAGATCACTGCCATTGTCGAGTCTGTCAAGACTATGACTGTTCTGGAGCTGAAAGAGCTCGTTGACACCATCTGCGAGGAGTTCGGCGTTTCTGCTGTTGCTGCTGCTGCTCCCGCTGCCGGCGGCGCTGCTGCTCCCGCTGAGGAGGAGAAGACCGAGTTCGACGTCATCCTGGCTGACGTTGGCGCTAACAAGATGCAGGTCATCAAGACCGTTAAGGAGCTGACCGGTGCTTCCCTGATGGAGGCCAAGAAGCTGGTCGAGACCCCGAACGCCAAGCTGAAGGAGCAGGCTTCCAAGGCTGACGCTGAGGACATCCAGAAGAAGCTGGCTGAGGTCGGCGCTAAGGTTGAGCTGAAGTAA
- the rplJ gene encoding 50S ribosomal protein L10 has product MPSAKILEAKKALVKDLNEKIVSSLAGVVVAYNGISVADDTKLRKELREAGVHYMVVKNTMLRLAVKGTQYEALTDCFKGDTAIALSAEDPAAAARILCKFADADKSKRFVVKGGFCDGVVMDAAGVKSLSTMPNREGLLSMLAGSLNGIVGGLAVALQGIVDKQDETAA; this is encoded by the coding sequence ATGCCCAGTGCAAAGATTCTGGAAGCCAAGAAGGCTCTTGTTAAGGACCTGAACGAGAAGATCGTTTCTTCTCTGGCCGGTGTTGTTGTTGCTTACAACGGCATCAGCGTGGCTGACGACACCAAGCTGCGTAAGGAGCTGCGTGAGGCTGGCGTCCATTACATGGTCGTCAAGAACACCATGCTGCGTCTGGCCGTCAAGGGCACCCAGTACGAGGCTCTGACCGACTGCTTCAAGGGTGACACGGCTATCGCTCTGTCTGCTGAGGATCCGGCTGCTGCTGCTCGCATCCTGTGCAAGTTTGCTGACGCCGACAAGTCCAAGCGCTTTGTCGTCAAGGGTGGCTTCTGCGATGGTGTTGTCATGGATGCTGCAGGTGTCAAGAGCCTGTCCACCATGCCCAACCGCGAAGGCCTGCTCTCTATGCTGGCTGGCTCCCTCAACGGTATCGTTGGTGGTTTGGCTGTTGCCCTGCAGGGTATCGTCGACAAGCAGGACGAGACTGCTGCCTGA
- the rplA gene encoding 50S ribosomal protein L1, whose product MKHGKKYIDAAKLIENNKTYDPSEALELCCKTATAKFDETVELHVRLGVDSRHADQQVRGAVVLPNGTGKNVRVIAIAKGDAAKAAEAAGAQEVGDDDLIAKIAGGYLDFDVLVTTPDMMGRVGRLGKVLGPRGLMPNPKAGTVTPDVGKAVTDAKAGKIEYRLDKQNIIHVPIGKASFGAEKLMTNLDTVLEAIAKAKPAAAKGQYFKSATVATTMGPGVRVATNKYGV is encoded by the coding sequence ATGAAACACGGCAAGAAGTATATCGACGCTGCGAAGCTGATCGAGAACAACAAGACTTACGATCCCAGCGAAGCTCTGGAGCTGTGCTGCAAGACCGCTACCGCTAAGTTCGACGAGACCGTTGAGCTGCATGTCCGTCTGGGCGTTGACAGCCGCCACGCTGACCAGCAGGTCCGCGGCGCTGTTGTTCTGCCCAACGGCACCGGCAAGAATGTCCGCGTTATCGCAATCGCCAAGGGCGACGCTGCCAAGGCCGCTGAGGCTGCAGGCGCTCAGGAGGTCGGCGATGATGATCTGATCGCCAAGATCGCCGGCGGCTACCTCGACTTCGACGTTCTGGTTACCACCCCCGACATGATGGGCCGCGTCGGCCGTCTCGGTAAGGTTCTGGGCCCCCGTGGTCTGATGCCCAACCCGAAGGCCGGCACTGTTACCCCCGATGTCGGCAAGGCCGTCACCGATGCCAAGGCCGGTAAGATCGAGTACCGTCTGGACAAGCAGAACATCATCCATGTGCCCATCGGCAAGGCCTCTTTCGGCGCCGAGAAGCTGATGACCAACCTGGACACCGTCCTCGAGGCCATCGCCAAGGCTAAGCCCGCCGCTGCCAAGGGCCAGTACTTCAAGAGCGCTACCGTTGCCACCACCATGGGCCCCGGCGTCCGCGTTGCTACCAATAAGTATGGTGTTTAA
- the rplK gene encoding 50S ribosomal protein L11: MAQKITGYIKLQIPAGKATPAPPVGPALGQKGVNIMAFTKEFNERTKNQMGMIIPVVITVYADRSFSFITKTPPAPVLIKKAAGIDTASGVPNKNKVGSITLAQAEEIAKTKMPDLNAASLEAAVSMIKGTARSMGVTVEG; this comes from the coding sequence ATGGCACAGAAAATCACTGGCTACATCAAGCTGCAAATCCCCGCCGGCAAGGCAACTCCGGCTCCCCCTGTTGGTCCTGCTCTGGGTCAGAAGGGCGTCAACATCATGGCGTTCACCAAGGAGTTCAACGAGCGTACCAAGAACCAGATGGGCATGATCATCCCCGTCGTCATCACGGTTTACGCTGACCGCTCCTTCTCCTTCATCACCAAGACTCCTCCGGCGCCCGTTCTGATCAAGAAGGCTGCCGGCATCGACACTGCTTCCGGCGTACCCAACAAGAACAAGGTTGGCTCCATCACGCTGGCACAGGCCGAGGAGATCGCCAAGACCAAGATGCCCGACCTGAACGCTGCTTCTCTGGAAGCCGCTGTCAGCATGATCAAGGGCACCGCCCGCAGCATGGGCGTTACCGTTGAGGGCTGA
- the nusG gene encoding transcription termination/antitermination protein NusG, which produces MAEQANWYVAHTYSGYENKVATDLMTMVENRHLQDLICDVKVPTETRMEEVFDKHGNKTGEKEVQSKLYPGYVFVKMVMNDNTWYIVRNTRGCTGFVGPESKPEPLTEAEVAKMGVETTVDLEVEYKVGDTVEITAGPMEGSVGTVEEIDIPARKVRVKITMFGRELPAELELHQVKLF; this is translated from the coding sequence ATGGCTGAGCAAGCAAACTGGTATGTAGCACATACCTATTCCGGCTACGAGAACAAGGTCGCTACGGATCTTATGACGATGGTGGAGAACCGCCATCTGCAGGATCTGATCTGCGATGTAAAGGTTCCGACCGAGACCCGCATGGAAGAAGTTTTTGACAAGCACGGCAACAAGACCGGCGAGAAAGAGGTTCAGTCGAAGCTCTATCCCGGTTATGTCTTTGTCAAAATGGTCATGAACGACAACACCTGGTACATCGTGCGCAACACGCGCGGCTGCACCGGCTTTGTCGGCCCGGAGTCCAAGCCCGAGCCCCTGACCGAGGCAGAGGTTGCCAAGATGGGCGTCGAAACCACCGTTGACCTTGAGGTCGAGTACAAGGTCGGTGATACTGTCGAGATCACGGCCGGCCCGATGGAAGGCTCTGTCGGCACGGTCGAGGAGATCGACATTCCTGCGCGCAAGGTGCGCGTGAAGATCACCATGTTTGGCCGCGAGCTTCCGGCAGAGCTGGAGCTGCATCAGGTCAAGCTGTTCTGA
- the secE gene encoding preprotein translocase subunit SecE produces MADKKAATAAAQTQSDKPKKNDGAKKVSFFGKVKNFFKGIGKYFKDTKSELKKVVWPSKSDIKTNTITVIVVVAVAAVVLILLDLIFGGAIHLLIGA; encoded by the coding sequence ATGGCAGATAAAAAAGCAGCCACCGCTGCCGCCCAGACTCAAAGCGACAAGCCCAAAAAGAACGACGGCGCGAAGAAGGTTTCCTTCTTCGGTAAAGTCAAGAACTTTTTCAAAGGGATCGGCAAGTATTTCAAAGATACGAAGAGCGAGCTGAAAAAGGTCGTGTGGCCCAGCAAGAGCGACATCAAGACCAATACGATCACCGTTATCGTGGTCGTGGCAGTCGCAGCTGTCGTGCTGATCCTGCTGGATCTCATCTTTGGCGGCGCCATCCACCTGTTGATCGGCGCCTGA
- the rpmG gene encoding 50S ribosomal protein L33 yields the protein MTVKITLACTECKQRNYNKEKNKKNSPDRLEMKKYCRFCKKHTLHRETK from the coding sequence ATGACTGTCAAGATCACCCTGGCCTGCACTGAGTGCAAGCAGCGCAACTACAACAAGGAGAAGAACAAGAAGAATTCTCCCGACCGTCTTGAGATGAAGAAGTATTGCCGTTTCTGCAAGAAGCATACCCTTCACCGCGAAACCAAGTGA
- a CDS encoding methyltransferase domain-containing protein — protein MTPATAAALRCPVCGGPLLLNARTLRCPKAHSFDLAREGYAYLLPMQKKHTADPGDGKAMVRARRAFLSAGHYAPLMQTLAELCAALPHGHIVDAGCGEGSYDKYLYEALNGPQLAAFDLSKEAVRLASRLVPEAAFCVGGSFCAPVRDGWADLLLNIFSPMAETEFARMLRPGGHLIYAVPTARHLFGLKKILYDHPYENEVRQTEYDGFSFVRAVSSEAVLTLQGQSVQDLFAMTPYYWNTPADGAARLAACESLTTEIGFRFLVYKKE, from the coding sequence ATGACCCCCGCCACAGCGGCAGCGCTGCGCTGCCCTGTCTGCGGCGGACCGCTGCTGCTGAATGCGCGCACCCTGCGCTGCCCCAAAGCGCACAGCTTTGACCTCGCAAGGGAGGGCTACGCTTATCTGCTGCCGATGCAGAAAAAGCACACTGCCGACCCCGGTGACGGCAAGGCGATGGTCCGCGCCCGCCGTGCGTTCCTCTCCGCCGGGCACTATGCGCCGCTTATGCAGACGCTGGCGGAGCTCTGCGCCGCACTGCCCCACGGCCATATCGTGGACGCCGGCTGCGGCGAGGGCAGCTATGACAAATACCTTTATGAGGCCCTGAACGGCCCGCAGCTTGCGGCCTTTGACCTTTCCAAGGAGGCCGTGCGGCTGGCCTCCCGGCTGGTGCCCGAGGCAGCCTTCTGTGTCGGCGGCAGCTTTTGCGCCCCCGTGCGGGACGGCTGGGCTGACCTGCTGCTGAACATCTTCTCACCGATGGCGGAGACTGAGTTTGCCCGTATGCTGCGCCCGGGCGGACATCTGATCTATGCGGTCCCCACCGCACGGCATCTCTTCGGGCTGAAGAAAATCCTCTATGACCACCCCTATGAAAACGAGGTGCGGCAGACCGAATATGACGGCTTTTCGTTTGTGCGGGCGGTTTCGTCTGAGGCCGTCCTCACCCTGCAGGGGCAGAGCGTGCAGGATCTGTTTGCGATGACGCCTTATTACTGGAACACCCCCGCAGACGGGGCCGCCCGTCTTGCCGCCTGCGAAAGCCTGACCACCGAAATCGGGTTCCGATTTTTGGTATATAAAAAGGAGTAA
- a CDS encoding DUF1015 domain-containing protein gives MSEACFTAADILLPAAGIPLDPWACIAVDQFTSQPEYWQRAEQRAENKPSTLHIVLPEAYLGTPQEDARLQSIRRTMEDYRHTVLTRKVHGYVYVERTQMDGTIRQGLVGAVDLEAYDYTSGAKPAIRPSESTVVERIPPRLKVRRGATLETPHVMMLADDAGCTLIEPIGQIKDTLPPLYDGELMLGGGRLRGWAVEDPALVAQVDAALAALADPAAFARRWPAAKGQEPMVLAVGDGNHSLATAKAYWEELKPTLTEEQRQTHPARWCLAEVCNVHSPAIEIEPIHRVVFGVSAKELYAALDAWDRRQGSSTTASDQRLRLADACGESAVALANPPAPLTVGSVEAFLADYLPRHPGVTVDYIHGESVAMALAADPAKPATAILLPDFAKADLFKGVVLGGVLPRKTFSMGHAEEKRYYNECRVIGL, from the coding sequence ATGTCCGAAGCCTGCTTTACCGCAGCCGATATTTTACTGCCTGCCGCCGGTATTCCGCTGGATCCGTGGGCCTGCATCGCTGTTGACCAGTTCACCTCCCAGCCGGAGTATTGGCAGCGCGCCGAGCAGCGCGCCGAAAACAAGCCCAGCACCCTGCACATCGTCCTGCCGGAGGCCTATCTCGGCACCCCGCAGGAGGACGCGCGCCTGCAGAGCATCCGCCGCACGATGGAGGACTACCGCCATACCGTTCTGACAAGAAAAGTACATGGCTATGTTTATGTAGAGCGCACCCAGATGGACGGCACCATCCGTCAGGGCCTTGTGGGCGCCGTGGATCTGGAGGCCTACGACTACACCAGCGGTGCCAAGCCCGCCATCCGTCCCAGCGAAAGCACCGTTGTGGAGCGCATCCCCCCGCGCCTGAAGGTACGCCGGGGTGCCACGCTGGAGACCCCCCATGTCATGATGCTGGCCGATGACGCCGGCTGCACCCTGATCGAGCCGATCGGTCAGATCAAGGACACGCTGCCCCCGCTCTATGACGGGGAGCTGATGCTGGGCGGTGGCCGCCTGCGCGGCTGGGCCGTGGAGGACCCGGCGCTGGTCGCACAGGTCGATGCCGCGCTGGCTGCACTGGCCGACCCCGCCGCCTTTGCCCGCCGCTGGCCCGCCGCCAAAGGGCAGGAGCCGATGGTGCTGGCCGTTGGCGACGGCAACCACAGCCTTGCCACCGCAAAAGCCTATTGGGAGGAGCTGAAGCCCACCCTGACCGAGGAGCAGCGCCAGACCCATCCGGCCCGCTGGTGCTTGGCCGAGGTCTGCAATGTCCACAGCCCCGCCATTGAGATCGAGCCGATCCATCGCGTGGTGTTCGGCGTATCCGCCAAGGAGCTGTACGCCGCGCTGGATGCGTGGGACCGCCGGCAGGGAAGCAGCACCACCGCCTCCGACCAGCGGCTGCGTCTGGCTGACGCCTGCGGTGAGTCCGCCGTGGCGCTGGCCAACCCGCCCGCACCGCTGACTGTCGGCAGTGTTGAAGCCTTTCTGGCTGATTATCTGCCCCGCCACCCCGGTGTAACGGTCGATTATATCCACGGCGAGAGCGTTGCGATGGCATTGGCTGCCGACCCCGCCAAGCCCGCCACCGCCATACTGCTGCCCGATTTTGCCAAGGCCGACCTGTTCAAGGGTGTTGTGCTGGGCGGCGTACTGCCCCGCAAGACCTTCAGCATGGGCCATGCCGAGGAAAAACGATACTACAACGAATGCCGTGTCATCGGCTTATAA
- a CDS encoding NADH:ubiquinone oxidoreductase, subunit RnfA, with translation MQTVNIELQPILSGVLQFVSYMVLAVFAENVVLARALGVSRLIKLVPDHRTQVWDFCLPLLLVLTLSALPGWAAHNLFFPWLRDYLPDWLPMSALRPVVYLTCGVAAMAVTWLLLGLLPRRLRHSCRSQLSLATCSTAVLGTMLVCANQNYTILQCIAFSLGSGLGYVFAVYIVREGRRRLRSKAVPSIFQGLPSSMIYIGVLSLAIYALVGHTVVL, from the coding sequence ATGCAGACCGTAAACATTGAGCTGCAGCCGATCCTGAGCGGCGTGCTGCAATTTGTCAGCTACATGGTGCTGGCTGTCTTTGCAGAGAATGTCGTTCTGGCCCGCGCGCTGGGCGTCAGCCGCCTGATAAAGCTGGTGCCGGATCACCGCACTCAGGTCTGGGATTTCTGCCTGCCGCTGCTGCTCGTCCTGACCCTGTCCGCACTGCCGGGCTGGGCCGCACACAACCTGTTTTTCCCATGGCTGCGCGACTATCTGCCGGACTGGCTGCCGATGTCGGCCCTGCGCCCCGTTGTCTACCTGACCTGCGGCGTGGCGGCCATGGCTGTCACATGGCTGCTGCTGGGGCTGCTGCCCCGCCGCCTGCGCCACAGCTGCCGCAGCCAGCTCAGTCTGGCCACCTGCAGCACTGCAGTGCTGGGCACCATGCTCGTCTGTGCCAACCAGAACTATACGATCCTGCAGTGCATTGCCTTTTCCCTTGGCAGCGGGCTAGGCTATGTCTTTGCTGTCTACATCGTCCGGGAGGGCCGCCGCCGTCTGCGCAGTAAGGCCGTTCCCTCGATCTTTCAGGGCCTGCCCAGCTCGATGATCTACATCGGTGTGCTGAGTCTGGCCATTTACGCCCTTGTGGGCCATACCGTCGTATTGTAA
- a CDS encoding RnfABCDGE type electron transport complex subunit D: MPKRMKVERSPNYSYYSDILWCSLPLVGMSCYFYGLRPVLLFLAALLTAYLCDCALAPLHGTGYQSHEPSSECFAALIVLMMPASISYPIVIAAVIVAVLVKEAFGGEGHYPFHPAAVGVVVAGISWPKNVFSYPVPGTQLPLFGEVNTTLVEGMNATLRDGGLPSASTMNLLTGNVSAAVGTSAALVLMACGLFLLVRGRISPLVVIPFFVFVIGLPWLFPNLNELPTFSLPWEYIRQRVYLEKYIVLSGTALFGGLFMICEPVTMPDRPMSRIVYGTMLGIMTHVFRTFSPYECAVCCALLIAGAIPEWLDLISHRTERIRFMREEEQRLANAAKTE; encoded by the coding sequence ATGCCCAAACGTATGAAAGTCGAGCGCAGCCCGAATTACAGCTACTACAGCGATATTCTCTGGTGCTCGCTCCCGCTGGTCGGGATGTCATGCTATTTTTACGGTCTGCGCCCGGTGCTGCTTTTTTTGGCGGCGCTGCTGACCGCTTACCTGTGCGACTGCGCGCTGGCACCGCTGCACGGCACGGGCTACCAGTCCCATGAGCCGTCCAGCGAGTGCTTTGCCGCGCTGATCGTGCTGATGATGCCCGCCAGCATCTCCTATCCCATCGTCATCGCCGCCGTCATTGTTGCCGTGCTGGTCAAGGAGGCCTTCGGCGGTGAGGGGCACTATCCGTTCCACCCGGCTGCCGTCGGTGTCGTGGTCGCCGGCATCTCCTGGCCTAAGAATGTCTTTTCCTACCCCGTGCCCGGCACCCAGCTGCCGCTCTTTGGGGAGGTAAACACCACTCTGGTCGAGGGCATGAACGCGACCCTGCGCGACGGCGGTCTGCCCAGCGCCAGCACGATGAATCTGCTGACCGGCAATGTCTCGGCCGCTGTGGGCACCAGCGCCGCGCTCGTCCTGATGGCGTGCGGCCTCTTCCTGCTGGTGCGGGGCCGCATCAGCCCTCTGGTCGTCATCCCGTTTTTTGTGTTTGTCATCGGCCTGCCGTGGCTTTTCCCGAATCTGAACGAGCTGCCGACCTTCTCCCTCCCGTGGGAGTATATCCGCCAGCGCGTCTATCTCGAAAAATATATCGTGCTGTCCGGCACAGCGCTGTTCGGCGGCCTGTTCATGATCTGTGAGCCGGTCACGATGCCGGATCGTCCGATGAGCCGCATCGTCTACGGCACGATGCTCGGCATCATGACCCATGTGTTCCGCACCTTCAGCCCGTATGAGTGCGCCGTCTGCTGCGCCCTGCTGATTGCAGGCGCCATTCCCGAGTGGCTGGACCTCATCAGCCACCGTACCGAGCGCATCCGCTTTATGAGAGAGGAGGAGCAGCGTCTTGCCAATGCAGCAAAAACCGAGTAA
- the rpe gene encoding ribulose-phosphate 3-epimerase, producing MTKVAASILSADFANLHKDCTRLLEAGADVMHFDVMDGHFVPNISYGAPVLTCLHAALPDVFYDVHLMISDPARYAADFAKAGADLITFHLEAVPDTVEDVIAAIRATGCQVGISIRPGTPVEAVFPYLGVVDLILVMSVEPGFGGQKFLPTTPARIAAIRAERTRLGCNTLIEVDGGINTVTGPQCIEAGVDWLVAGNSLFRAEDPAAVVRVLHSK from the coding sequence ATGACGAAAGTTGCCGCTTCGATTTTGTCGGCCGATTTTGCCAACCTGCACAAGGACTGCACCCGCCTGCTGGAGGCCGGTGCCGATGTAATGCATTTTGATGTGATGGACGGCCATTTTGTGCCGAACATCAGCTACGGTGCGCCGGTGCTTACCTGCCTGCACGCCGCCCTGCCCGATGTCTTTTATGATGTTCACCTGATGATCAGCGACCCGGCCCGCTATGCCGCGGATTTTGCCAAGGCCGGCGCCGATCTCATCACCTTCCATCTTGAGGCCGTGCCCGACACGGTGGAGGATGTCATCGCCGCCATCCGCGCCACCGGCTGTCAGGTCGGCATCAGCATCCGCCCCGGCACCCCCGTGGAGGCCGTCTTTCCGTATCTCGGCGTTGTGGATCTGATCCTTGTGATGAGCGTGGAGCCGGGCTTCGGCGGGCAGAAATTTCTTCCCACCACCCCGGCCCGCATCGCCGCCATCCGTGCCGAGCGTACCCGTCTGGGCTGCAATACCCTGATCGAGGTGGACGGCGGCATAAACACCGTGACCGGCCCGCAGTGCATTGAGGCCGGTGTCGACTGGCTCGTAGCCGGAAATTCTCTTTTCCGCGCTGAGGACCCCGCCGCTGTGGTGCGTGTACTGCACAGCAAGTAA
- a CDS encoding glycosyltransferase family 2 protein, producing MDKIAVLIPCYNESKTVEKVVTDFRRVLPDATVYVYDNNSTDGTAELAAKAGAVVRHEYQQGKGNVMRRMFREIDAEAYILVDGDDTYPAEAAPEMVAAVTERQADMVVGDRLSSTYYTQNKRPFHNFGNDLVRFCTNHLFGGKIKDIMTGYRAFSYQFVKTYPVLSRGFEIETEMTIHALQRNMQVENVVIDYRDRPEGSESKLNTYSDGFKVLGTIGRLFKNYRPFMFFGILAAILAVFGVGFMVPVLSEYFQTGLVPRFPTLIVCCFVLVAALLLFISGIILSSQLAKDARDFEFQLQTVHHWRTHKKD from the coding sequence ATGGATAAAATCGCCGTATTGATCCCTTGCTACAACGAATCCAAAACCGTCGAGAAGGTCGTCACAGATTTCCGCCGCGTCCTGCCTGACGCTACGGTCTATGTCTACGATAACAATTCTACCGATGGCACGGCCGAGCTGGCCGCCAAGGCCGGGGCGGTCGTCCGCCATGAGTACCAGCAGGGCAAGGGCAATGTCATGCGCCGCATGTTCCGCGAAATAGACGCCGAGGCGTACATCCTTGTGGACGGCGATGACACCTATCCGGCTGAGGCTGCGCCCGAGATGGTTGCCGCCGTGACCGAGCGTCAGGCAGACATGGTCGTGGGTGACCGGCTGTCCAGCACCTACTACACACAGAACAAGCGCCCGTTCCACAACTTCGGCAATGATCTGGTGCGGTTCTGCACCAACCATCTGTTCGGCGGCAAAATCAAGGACATTATGACCGGATACCGCGCCTTCAGCTACCAGTTCGTCAAGACCTATCCGGTGCTGTCCCGCGGCTTTGAGATCGAGACCGAGATGACCATCCATGCCCTGCAGCGCAACATGCAGGTCGAGAATGTCGTTATTGACTACCGCGACCGCCCCGAAGGCTCCGAGAGCAAGCTGAACACCTACTCAGACGGCTTCAAGGTGCTGGGTACGATCGGCCGGCTGTTTAAAAACTACCGCCCGTTTATGTTCTTCGGCATTTTGGCGGCCATTCTGGCGGTGTTCGGCGTCGGCTTTATGGTGCCGGTGCTGAGTGAGTATTTCCAGACCGGTCTGGTTCCGCGCTTCCCCACGCTGATCGTCTGCTGCTTTGTGCTGGTCGCAGCGCTGCTGCTCTTCATCTCCGGCATCATCCTGTCGAGCCAGCTGGCCAAGGACGCCCGGGATTTTGAATTCCAGCTGCAGACCGTGCACCACTGGCGCACCCACAAAAAGGACTGA
- a CDS encoding glycosyltransferase family 4 protein has product MNPIVINGTVLCDNITGIPRYVYETVVRLDKLIEGTGLDVRIAYRDDGRPIHLPELKNIRLVPLKAVKYFYNLAVLPAYLRRTHAFYVGLASDMLLTKRSVVVLHDIRPLVMDTDKGFFRFKFWVHCLSTKWFAQRVFTVSDNQRHLISEKLGIPLDKIGITYNGWEHMKGVTPDESIFDKMPGVVKGEYYYALGSLAKHKNFKWIREVARRNPDKTFVVAGGKDLRAFGDDTEARDTHNVFYPGYVSDAENAALMKHCKLFLHPAVFEGFGIPPLEALALGAPIALANATCLPELYGDTARYFDPYDYDTDLDKLAAQPVAAPDEVLQKYSWDRTANFWLHEIEKYAKQ; this is encoded by the coding sequence TTGAACCCCATCGTCATCAACGGCACGGTGCTGTGCGACAACATCACCGGCATCCCGCGCTATGTCTATGAAACTGTGGTGCGTCTGGACAAGCTCATCGAGGGCACTGGTCTGGATGTCCGCATCGCCTACCGGGACGACGGCCGCCCCATCCACCTGCCTGAGCTGAAAAACATCCGGCTTGTGCCGCTCAAGGCCGTCAAATATTTCTACAATCTGGCCGTGCTGCCCGCCTATCTGCGCCGCACCCACGCCTTTTATGTCGGCCTTGCCAGCGATATGCTGCTGACAAAGCGCAGTGTTGTGGTGCTGCACGACATCCGCCCGCTCGTCATGGATACCGACAAGGGCTTTTTCCGCTTCAAGTTCTGGGTGCACTGCCTGTCCACCAAATGGTTCGCACAGCGGGTGTTCACCGTCAGCGACAACCAGCGCCACCTCATCAGCGAGAAGCTGGGCATCCCGCTGGACAAGATTGGCATAACCTACAACGGCTGGGAGCATATGAAGGGCGTCACCCCTGACGAGAGCATCTTTGACAAGATGCCCGGCGTTGTAAAAGGGGAGTATTATTACGCGCTCGGCAGTCTGGCGAAGCACAAGAACTTCAAATGGATCCGCGAAGTCGCCCGCCGCAACCCCGACAAGACCTTTGTGGTCGCAGGCGGCAAGGATCTGCGCGCCTTCGGCGATGACACCGAGGCCAGGGATACCCACAATGTTTTCTACCCCGGCTATGTCTCGGACGCCGAGAACGCCGCCCTGATGAAGCACTGCAAGCTGTTTTTGCACCCTGCCGTGTTTGAAGGCTTCGGCATCCCGCCGCTGGAGGCACTGGCGCTTGGTGCGCCCATTGCGCTGGCCAACGCCACCTGCCTGCCCGAGCTGTACGGCGATACGGCGCGGTATTTTGATCCCTATGACTACGACACTGACCTTGACAAGCTGGCCGCCCAGCCCGTGGCCGCCCCTGACGAAGTCCTGCAGAAATACAGCTGGGACCGCACCGCCAATTTTTGGCTGCACGAGATCGAAAAGTACGCGAAACAGTGA